The genomic window CTTTGTTGCCCATCATGTAACCGGTCCATCACAGTTTGAATTCAGAATGCAGATGTAAAACTTGCTGCACGGAAAAGTGATAGTGTCCCCCTTTTTGTAAAGCATGGCACATAATCTGTACTCCATATTTACCGTTTCTCGGCAAATTTTACAATCCTAAATTTTTTTCCAACTAGCAAAGACACATATTACCTAATATCTTACTTCAGATGATATATGTGAGTAGTCAGTAAAGAACTGCTCATTACATGAAATAACATAATTTTTAGAGCCATCAAAGGACAGAAGAGTTATTATTGCAATTTGGCTTGGTAATGGGCTTCACTCTACTTTATGGGATTTCACTTTAATTCCAGGCTTTGAAGATACTACTACTCCTGTCTTCACAACTCTAAAGTCTTATGAAATTAAAGTAAAATATATGAAATGTTTAGCATCTAGAGCCTTGAACAAGCCACCTCAACCAGTTACAAAGAAAAACGCAATACAATAAACTAAGAATGAAACTACTAGCATTTGTCTCAATGACTTTGATATAACTTACATTGTGAAAAAGTGTACGTTCATCATTATCACACATGCTTTTGAAATTACATTGCCAATTTGATTTCATACAAACCCCAGGCTATTATTTCTACATAGAGTATGTCATCATCAAAATAATTGAATTGACTGATGGTTTCATGTTTAACACTACATTATAGTAGCACAATACACTATTGTATAACACATATTTTATGAACCAAAATCATATTGTTTCCCCTATGTGTAACTATCTGTCCTAATATTGggtccttatgttttttttttccttagtcaACATGATTAATCTGATCAGCTCCTTTGGCGGGATATCTGCCACAAAGGTTCTTATTACGTCTGTGGTTGTCTCAATCCTGTACCTGCTTATTAAGAACTACAGGAAAAATGTCCCAAAAGGAACAATGCCAGTGCCAGGGCCAGTGCCTTTGCCACTGATTGGAAATTTACTCTCACTAGGCAAAAATCCCCACCTTAGCCTAACCAAGATGAGTGAGACCTATGGAGATGTGCTCCAAATTCAGATGGGTACAAAACCTGTTTTAGTGCTAAGTGGACTGGAAACACTCCGACAAGCCCTGCTAAAGCAGGGTGATGTGTTTTCTGCACGACCAGATCTTTTCACCTTTCGTCTGGTTGGTGATGGACAGAGTCTGACATTCAGTCAAGACTCTGGTGAAGTATGGCGAGCACGTCGTAGACTGGCACACAATGCTCTCAAGACCTTTGCCATATCTCCTTCCATGACAAGTTCAGGCACAACACTAGTGGAAGACCACATATCCAAAGAAGCTGAGTATCTAGTGAGGAAATTTCAAAAGCTAATAGAAGAGAAAGGTGAATTTGATCCATTTAGATATGTGGTTGTTTCTGTGGCTAATGTAATCTGTGCAATGTGCTTTGGAAAACGATACAGCCACGAAGACCAAGAGTTTCTGGACATAGTTAACCTAAATGATGAGTTTGGAGCAGCTGCTGCATCAGGAAACCCAGCCGATTTTATCCCTATTCTTCAATATCTACCAAATCGCACTATGAAGAACTTTATTGACATCAATAAAAAGTTTTCAGCTTTTACACAGAAAATTGTTAATGAACACTACAGAACCTTGGATAAGGTAAGTACTTGCTTTAAGTACCAGTGTTCTGTGTGaagtaacattttatttttattcagtaCTCGTAGTAACGTGTAGTTTCACAAGTTCTACCAAAGTAGATTTGTTTACCAAAATAGCATAGATGACTTAATAGACAGTAGGTGCAGTAAACTAGACAACAGTAAACAGAACCTTCTCTTTTCTTATTAAATACGCTTTTTCTTTATTTCAGAACTCCATCAGAGATATTACAGACTCCCTCATCCACCATTctcaagaaaaaaaattagatgaGAACTCCAATGTCCAGCTATCAGAGCAGAAGATTGTGAACATTGTAAATGACCTTTTTGGAGCTGGTGAGTGTACAGCATAGTATGTCAACACATTTACCATTAAATCATTAATTGTTACTGACCTCACTGAACTAAGTGTAATCTAATTGATACTAGAGATATATGtgttataggggagatttatcaggcaAGCTGGGGTTACAGCTGGTGTACACCAGGAGAAAGGTGCAGAACcttaccttctccctggtgtacaccagttGTAACCCCAGCTCGCTTGAGGTGcggacgggaggggggggggggtagggtctcctcctgcacctaatttatcatgatttatgcctgtttgCCTCTTAGTAAACCCGGGCTGGGAAAAGGGGACAGGGCTTTAAGACTGACGTACTCATACACCAGtattaataaatgccccccccccttatgtatacagtgaaacctctttgaGATGACCACCCAAAATTGCAAGAAaaagtggtcttctcaaagaaaatGCTATTTGCATAGTGTATGTTGG from Dendropsophus ebraccatus isolate aDenEbr1 chromosome 1, aDenEbr1.pat, whole genome shotgun sequence includes these protein-coding regions:
- the CYP1A1 gene encoding cytochrome P450 1A1 translates to MINLISSFGGISATKVLITSVVVSILYLLIKNYRKNVPKGTMPVPGPVPLPLIGNLLSLGKNPHLSLTKMSETYGDVLQIQMGTKPVLVLSGLETLRQALLKQGDVFSARPDLFTFRLVGDGQSLTFSQDSGEVWRARRRLAHNALKTFAISPSMTSSGTTLVEDHISKEAEYLVRKFQKLIEEKGEFDPFRYVVVSVANVICAMCFGKRYSHEDQEFLDIVNLNDEFGAAAASGNPADFIPILQYLPNRTMKNFIDINKKFSAFTQKIVNEHYRTLDKNSIRDITDSLIHHSQEKKLDENSNVQLSEQKIVNIVNDLFGAGFDTISTALSWCLMYLVVNPEMQERIQKELDQVIGRERRPKASDRTQLPYTEAFILEMYRHSSFLPFTIPHCTTSDTVLNGYFIPKGICVLINQWQVNHDPTQWKDPFSFCPERFLNEDGSSINKIESEKVMIFGLGKRRCLGEAIGRMEVFLFLTILLQQMQFSKQEGDKLDMSPQYGLTMKHKRYQLTAKLRFPMMASN